One genomic segment of Cronobacter turicensis z3032 includes these proteins:
- the parB gene encoding Plasmid Partition par B protein produces the protein MSTKRVTIGRTLTHAPFKESTDAETFTSVFVLNSGRKATFRLETVAPADVAEKTFVRQETNGRDQSALTPESLRDITRTLKFQQFFPAIGVKAGDCIEILDGSRRRAAALICHTGLTVLVTEAALTSEEARKLAKDIQTAKEHNIREIGLRLMALKNAGLNQKEIAEQEGLSQAKVTRALQAASVSAELLAFFPVQSELTFSDYKTLNSVEETLLKNEVALKTLTDSITSEVDIVLSETDLAEDEVKNRIVRIIAREGELLTSPGPKDKAVISPLWRFSDKDRFARKRTKGRLFSYEFNRLSRDIQDELDSAIESILKKHLS, from the coding sequence ATGAGCACAAAAAGAGTCACCATTGGCCGTACACTCACCCACGCCCCGTTTAAAGAGAGCACGGATGCCGAAACGTTTACCTCGGTGTTTGTGCTCAATTCCGGCCGTAAAGCGACGTTCAGGCTGGAAACCGTCGCGCCAGCGGACGTGGCGGAAAAAACCTTTGTGCGCCAGGAAACCAACGGGCGCGATCAGTCTGCGCTCACACCGGAATCCCTGCGGGATATTACCCGTACGCTGAAATTCCAGCAGTTCTTCCCGGCAATTGGCGTGAAAGCGGGCGATTGCATTGAAATTCTGGATGGCTCCCGCCGTCGTGCGGCGGCGCTTATCTGTCATACCGGCCTGACCGTGCTGGTGACTGAAGCCGCGCTGACGTCAGAAGAAGCCCGCAAGCTTGCCAAAGATATCCAGACCGCGAAAGAGCACAACATTCGTGAGATTGGGCTGCGCCTGATGGCGCTGAAAAACGCCGGGCTTAACCAGAAAGAGATAGCCGAGCAGGAAGGGCTGTCGCAGGCTAAAGTCACTCGCGCGCTACAGGCCGCGTCGGTATCGGCTGAACTGCTGGCGTTCTTCCCGGTTCAGTCCGAGCTGACCTTCAGCGACTACAAGACGCTGAACAGTGTCGAAGAAACGTTGCTGAAGAATGAGGTCGCCCTGAAAACGCTGACCGATTCCATTACCAGCGAAGTGGATATTGTGCTGTCAGAAACGGATCTGGCCGAAGACGAAGTCAAAAACCGCATCGTGCGTATCATTGCCCGTGAAGGGGAACTGCTCACGTCACCAGGTCCGAAAGATAAAGCGGTTATCTCCCCGCTCTGGCGTTTTTCAGATAAAGATCGCTTTGCCCGTAAGCGCACCAAAGGCCGCCTGTTCAGCTACGAGTTTAATCGTCTTTCACGCGATATTCAGGACGAACTCGACAGCGCTATTGAAAGCATTCTGAAGAAGCATCTTTCCTGA
- the parA gene encoding Plasmid partition protein A, with protein sequence MDNEQQLTKVAERSERMLLGLTEQIQHQKDELQENTFYQVYAKAALAKLPRLTRASVDYAVSEMEANGYVFDKRAAGSSTKYAMSVQNIIDLYHHRGVPKYRDRHDEAFTIFVGNLKGGVSKTVSTVSLAHALRVHPHLLFEDLRILVVDLDPQSSATMFLNHTRAVGTVDTTSAQAMLQNVSREELLEEFIVPSIVPGVDVMPASIEDAFIASRWEELCAEHLPGASIYGVLRQNIIDKIAGDYDFIFVDSGPHLDAFLMNAIAASDVLFTPVPPAQVDFHSTLKYLTRLPELIALIEESGCRVRLQKNIGFMSKLLNKADHKLCHSLAKEIFGGDMLDVALPRLDGFERCGESFDTVISANPATYIGSSEALKNARAAAEDFAKAVFDRIEFIRMS encoded by the coding sequence ATGGATAATGAGCAGCAGTTGACGAAAGTTGCCGAACGTTCAGAAAGAATGCTTCTGGGCCTGACGGAACAGATCCAGCATCAGAAAGATGAGCTTCAGGAAAACACCTTTTATCAGGTCTACGCCAAAGCGGCGCTCGCCAAACTTCCGCGGCTGACCCGCGCCAGCGTCGACTACGCCGTCAGTGAAATGGAAGCGAACGGTTACGTTTTTGATAAACGTGCAGCAGGCTCTTCCACCAAATATGCGATGTCCGTTCAGAATATTATCGATCTTTATCATCACCGCGGCGTACCTAAATACCGCGATCGTCATGATGAGGCATTTACCATTTTCGTCGGAAACCTGAAAGGCGGCGTCTCCAAAACGGTTTCCACCGTTTCGCTTGCTCATGCGCTGCGCGTACACCCTCACCTGCTGTTTGAAGACTTGCGTATTCTGGTGGTCGATCTCGATCCGCAATCTTCCGCCACTATGTTTCTTAACCACACCCGCGCTGTCGGCACTGTCGATACCACCAGCGCGCAGGCCATGCTGCAGAACGTGTCGCGTGAAGAGCTGCTGGAAGAGTTCATCGTGCCGTCGATTGTGCCGGGCGTGGATGTCATGCCGGCCTCTATTGAAGACGCCTTTATCGCATCACGCTGGGAAGAGCTCTGCGCGGAGCATCTGCCGGGCGCCAGTATTTATGGCGTACTGCGCCAGAATATCATCGATAAAATCGCCGGAGACTACGACTTTATTTTTGTCGACAGCGGCCCGCATCTGGATGCCTTCCTGATGAACGCTATCGCTGCCTCGGACGTCCTCTTCACGCCGGTGCCGCCCGCGCAGGTGGATTTCCACTCCACGCTCAAATACCTGACGCGTCTGCCGGAGCTTATCGCCCTGATTGAAGAGTCCGGCTGCCGGGTGCGGCTGCAGAAAAATATCGGCTTCATGTCGAAGCTGCTCAACAAAGCCGATCACAAGCTCTGCCACAGCCTCGCCAAGGAGATTTTCGGCGGCGATATGCTGGATGTCGCCCTGCCCCGTCTGGACGGCTTTGAGCGCTGCGGAGAGTCGTTTGATACCGTGATTTCCGCAAATCCTGCCACTTATATCGGGAGCAGCGAGGCGCTGAAGAATGCGCGCGCCGCCGCCGAAGACTTTGCCAAAGCGGTTTTCGATCGCATTGAATTCATTCGTATGAGCTGA